One genomic region from Pseudoduganella dura encodes:
- the rplR gene encoding 50S ribosomal protein L18, whose product MDKKQSRLRRGRQTRIKIAQLKVNRLSVHRTNLHIYANLISPDAKVLVSASTVEAEVRAELAGKSGKGGNAAAAALVGKRVAEKAIKAGITEVAFDRSGFRYHGRVKALADAAREAGLKF is encoded by the coding sequence ATGGATAAAAAGCAATCTCGTCTGCGCCGCGGACGTCAAACCCGCATCAAGATCGCGCAACTGAAAGTGAACCGCCTGTCGGTCCACCGCACTAACCTGCACATTTACGCGAACCTGATCAGCCCGGACGCTAAAGTTCTGGTTTCGGCGTCTACCGTGGAAGCAGAAGTTCGCGCCGAACTGGCCGGCAAGTCGGGCAAGGGCGGCAACGCTGCCGCTGCCGCACTGGTTGGCAAGCGCGTCGCCGAAAAGGCAATCAAGGCAGGTATCACCGAAGTAGCGTTCGACCGCTCCGGTTTCCGTTACCACGGCCGTGTGAAGGCGCTGGCTGATGCCGCGCGTGAAGCCGGTCTGAAGTTCTAA
- the rplF gene encoding 50S ribosomal protein L6, with protein MSRVAKMPIAVPAGAEVAISAQAITVKGPLGTLTQSLNGLVKVENNNGTLSFEVANESREANAMSGTLRALVNNMVTGVTKGFEKKLSLVGVGYKAQAQGDKLNLSLGFSHPVVHSMPAGVTVATPTPTEVVIKGVDRQQVGQVAAEVRAYRSPEPYKGKGVRYVDEVVKIKETKKK; from the coding sequence ATGTCTCGAGTAGCTAAAATGCCGATCGCCGTGCCGGCTGGCGCCGAAGTCGCCATCTCCGCACAAGCGATCACCGTCAAGGGCCCGCTGGGCACCCTGACCCAGAGCCTGAATGGCCTGGTCAAAGTTGAAAACAACAACGGCACGCTGTCGTTCGAAGTTGCCAACGAAAGCCGCGAAGCGAACGCCATGTCCGGCACGCTGCGCGCACTGGTCAACAACATGGTCACCGGCGTCACCAAGGGCTTCGAGAAGAAGCTGTCCCTGGTCGGCGTGGGTTACAAGGCGCAAGCCCAGGGCGACAAGCTGAACCTGTCGCTGGGCTTCTCCCACCCTGTCGTGCACTCGATGCCGGCTGGCGTGACCGTGGCTACCCCGACCCCGACGGAAGTCGTGATCAAGGGTGTCGACCGTCAACAGGTCGGCCAGGTTGCCGCAGAAGTTCGTGCTTACCGCTCCCCTGAGCCTTATAAAGGCAAGGGCGTCCGCTATGTGGACGAAGTGGTCAAGATCAAAGAAACCAAGAAGAAGTAA
- the rpsH gene encoding 30S ribosomal protein S8, translated as MSMSDPIADMLTRIRNAQGVKKTTVAMPSSKVKVAIASVLKDEGYIEDFAVSSNEGKAELKIGLKYYTGRPVIERLERVSRPGLRVYKGKDEIPTVMNGLGVAIVSTPQGVMTDRKARATGVGGEVICFVA; from the coding sequence ATGAGTATGAGCGATCCTATCGCCGATATGCTGACCCGTATCCGCAATGCACAGGGTGTGAAGAAGACCACCGTCGCAATGCCGTCGTCGAAAGTCAAAGTGGCGATCGCCTCCGTCCTGAAGGACGAGGGCTACATCGAAGATTTCGCAGTGTCCTCCAACGAAGGCAAAGCGGAACTGAAAATCGGCCTGAAGTACTACACCGGCCGTCCTGTCATCGAGCGCCTCGAGCGCGTGTCCCGTCCGGGCCTGCGCGTGTACAAGGGCAAGGATGAGATTCCAACCGTGATGAACGGTCTGGGCGTGGCCATCGTGTCGACTCCGCAAGGCGTCATGACCGACCGCAAAGCGCGCGCTACCGGCGTCGGTGGCGAAGTCATCTGCTTCGTGGCTTAA